The Betaproteobacteria bacterium genome includes the window GAAGCTTGCGAAGCTTGCCAACGATCGGCTCAAGTCGTTTCCGCGCTACATCCGCATCCGCCGCGTGATCGCGACGAAAGAGCCGTGGACGCTCGACGACGGTCTGCTCACGCCGACGCTGAAGGTCAGGCGTCCAAAGGTGCTGGCGCGCTTCGATGCCGTCATCCGTCGCGCCTACGAGGACTCGGGGCTCACCGACTGACGTGGCGCGCAGGCTTCACGGCAGCGCGAACACGTCGAAGCGGATCCGCTTGCGGGGATTCCTGTCCTCGACGAGCCGGCTGATGCGCGCCTCGACTCGCGTCCCACGGTCCATGTGCCGGGCGAGATCGGCGTTCTCGGTACGCGGCACGTAACCCAGCTTCTCGCCACGCCAGTCCACGCGCACCGCGTTCGGGTCGTACGGATTGTCGGGCTCCCGCACCAGCGCGAGCGCGTCGCCCACTTTCATTTCGCCCCACAGCAGCTTGCCGCGATGGAACTGGAAGCCGGCGAGCGGAGAGTTCTGAATAAGGATGCGCGCTTCGACGCGCGGTTCACCGGCGAGCGCAACGCTCGAGGCGAGAGCCAGCAG containing:
- a CDS encoding HIRAN domain-containing protein yields the protein MAAAALRAAVLLLALASSVALAGEPRVEARILIQNSPLAGFQFHRGKLLWGEMKVGDALALVREPDNPYDPNAVRVDWRGEKLGYVPRTENADLARHMDRGTRVEARISRLVEDRNPRKRIRFDVFALP